From a region of the Blastopirellula marina genome:
- a CDS encoding PSP1 C-terminal domain-containing protein, with protein sequence MVQETAIGRHHFVRVSVLGHVGRFTSVDAIAYVRGMRVICRTSRGLEVGEILGPAGESEGTDSDGSIVRGMTVEDNLILARLERNRQEAFAACEKELAERGIRVPLLEVEQLFDGGSLYFYFLGDVPEEVAELTGRLAETYNAAAGISQFSDLLETGCGPGCGTAEKAGGCGDSCTSCAIAGACKK encoded by the coding sequence TTGGTACAAGAAACGGCCATTGGGCGTCATCATTTTGTTCGCGTCAGCGTGCTGGGGCATGTCGGCAGGTTCACATCGGTCGATGCGATTGCCTATGTTCGCGGTATGCGCGTCATCTGTCGCACTTCCCGCGGGCTCGAAGTCGGCGAAATCCTCGGCCCGGCTGGCGAGTCAGAGGGAACCGACAGCGACGGCTCGATCGTCCGCGGCATGACCGTGGAAGACAACCTGATCCTGGCTCGTCTGGAACGCAATCGCCAGGAAGCGTTCGCGGCCTGCGAGAAAGAACTGGCCGAGCGTGGTATCCGCGTCCCTCTGCTTGAGGTCGAGCAACTGTTCGACGGGGGCTCGCTCTATTTCTACTTCCTGGGCGACGTTCCCGAAGAAGTCGCCGAGCTAACTGGTCGCCTGGCCGAGACCTACAACGCGGCTGCTGGCATCAGCCAGTTTTCTGATCTGCTGGAAACAGGCTGCGGTCCTGGCTGTGGGACGGCAGAGAAAGCAGGCGGATGTGGCGATTCTTGCACAAGCTGTGCGATTGCCGGAGCGTGCAAAAAGTAA
- the bioB gene encoding biotin synthase BioB has translation MSMSTLSWSALAEEVLRGHQLTVEEGLSILHSSDDELLDVMSAAFKIRCQAFGKTVQLYQLMNAKSGLCPEDCGYCSQSKVSDAEIPKYNFLSRDKLMEGAKIAAERDVKTYCIVISARGPNEREMKAVETIVPEIKEKYDLKICACLGLLSPEQADRLKACGVDRVNHNVNTSAEYYEKICSTHTYADRIETLNAVKNAGLEMCSGGIVGMGESDEDVVKMALELRDLGVHSIPVNFLNPIDGTPLQGLGKDLTPRQCLRILAVYRFANPTAELRIAGGREIHLRSLQPLGLYAANSIFLGDYLTTPGQTAEDDYKMLADLGFTVTKTEEVSIGSAN, from the coding sequence ATGTCAATGTCGACGCTATCGTGGTCCGCCTTGGCCGAAGAAGTCTTGCGTGGTCATCAATTGACCGTGGAAGAAGGTCTTTCGATCCTCCATTCGTCTGACGACGAGTTGCTGGACGTGATGTCCGCCGCGTTCAAGATTCGTTGCCAAGCGTTTGGCAAAACGGTACAGCTTTATCAACTGATGAACGCCAAGAGCGGCCTGTGCCCGGAAGATTGCGGCTACTGTTCGCAGTCGAAGGTCTCAGACGCCGAAATCCCCAAATACAACTTCCTCAGCCGTGACAAACTGATGGAAGGTGCCAAGATCGCCGCCGAGCGTGACGTGAAGACCTACTGCATCGTCATTTCGGCCCGCGGCCCGAACGAACGCGAAATGAAAGCCGTCGAGACGATTGTGCCGGAGATCAAGGAAAAGTACGACCTGAAGATCTGCGCCTGCCTGGGCCTGTTGAGCCCCGAACAAGCCGATCGCCTGAAGGCCTGCGGTGTCGATCGCGTGAACCACAACGTGAACACCAGTGCCGAGTACTACGAGAAGATCTGCTCGACCCACACCTATGCCGACCGCATCGAGACCCTCAACGCCGTCAAGAACGCCGGCCTGGAGATGTGCAGTGGTGGTATCGTGGGGATGGGTGAGTCAGACGAGGACGTCGTGAAGATGGCTCTCGAACTGCGCGACCTGGGCGTGCACTCGATTCCGGTCAACTTCCTCAACCCGATCGACGGCACACCGCTGCAGGGCCTGGGCAAAGACCTGACCCCACGACAGTGTCTGCGGATCCTGGCCGTTTACCGCTTTGCCAATCCCACGGCCGAACTGCGCATCGCTGGCGGTCGCGAGATCCACCTGCGAAGCCTGCAGCCACTGGGGCTGTACGCGGCGAACTCGATCTTCCTGGGTGACTACCTGACCACGCCAGGGCAGACCGCGGAAGACGACTACAAGATGCTCGCAGACCTCGGCTTCACCGTCACCAAAACGGAAGAAGTCTCGATCGGCTCGGCCAACTAG
- a CDS encoding putative zinc-binding metallopeptidase translates to MQTFRCQCGHKLFFGSSFCVSCQETVGMCPTCRQVTALKSLDNETWQCMNQACGQKLKLCRNRVEYKACNCTIAIEEPDQAYCNYCRLNQVIPNLSIEGNLVKWRRLEAAKRRVLYGVESNGLPIGDPSRNDYLPLKFEFKEDDARPVSTGHACGLITINLQEADSVKREQTRVEFGEPQRTLVGHFRHELGHYYWDMLVEPSKLEAFRQLFGNEENPTYADAQAAYYANGPQPDWQSRFISAYASMHPWEDFAESFAAYLDMTSIVSTAQSFPRINAAVPPDDFDAWLKAYREIGVMANEFNRDIGLLDLVPEVFNKLVIEKLRFMHDLQEIRVQSPESSGSSSSS, encoded by the coding sequence ATGCAAACCTTTCGCTGCCAGTGCGGGCATAAGTTGTTCTTTGGAAGCTCCTTCTGTGTCTCTTGCCAAGAGACCGTCGGCATGTGCCCCACGTGCCGCCAGGTGACCGCTTTGAAATCGCTGGACAACGAGACCTGGCAGTGTATGAACCAGGCCTGTGGTCAGAAGCTGAAGCTCTGCCGGAATCGCGTCGAGTACAAGGCCTGCAACTGCACGATCGCCATCGAAGAGCCAGACCAGGCCTATTGCAACTACTGCCGGTTGAACCAGGTGATCCCCAATCTCTCGATCGAAGGCAACCTGGTGAAATGGCGTCGTCTGGAAGCGGCCAAACGACGCGTGCTGTATGGAGTCGAGTCGAATGGACTCCCGATCGGCGATCCCAGCCGCAACGATTACTTACCGCTGAAGTTCGAATTCAAAGAAGACGATGCCCGGCCGGTTTCCACCGGACATGCGTGCGGCCTGATTACGATCAACCTGCAAGAGGCCGACAGCGTCAAGCGAGAACAAACGCGCGTCGAATTCGGCGAACCCCAACGAACTCTGGTCGGGCACTTCCGGCACGAGCTCGGCCATTATTACTGGGACATGCTGGTCGAACCCTCGAAGCTGGAGGCATTTCGCCAACTGTTTGGCAACGAAGAGAACCCCACGTACGCCGACGCACAAGCTGCGTACTACGCCAACGGCCCTCAGCCCGATTGGCAGTCGCGGTTCATTTCGGCGTACGCCAGCATGCACCCGTGGGAAGACTTCGCCGAGAGCTTTGCCGCCTACCTGGATATGACTTCGATCGTCAGCACGGCCCAGTCCTTTCCGCGGATCAACGCGGCCGTTCCGCCTGATGACTTCGATGCGTGGCTCAAAGCGTATCGCGAGATCGGCGTGATGGCCAACGAGTTCAACCGCGACATTGGCCTTTTAGATCTTGTGCCTGAGGTCTTCAATAAGCTGGTGATCGAAAAGCTGCGGTTCATGCACGACTTGCAGGAGATCCGCGTTCAATCGCCGGAAAGCTCTGGCTCGTCGTCGTCATCCTGA
- a CDS encoding zinc ribbon domain-containing protein YjdM → MSQLPNCPQCQGEFTYEDGPLLVCPTCGHEWSATDQAAAADDDVTRDANGNVLEDGDTVVVIKDLKFKGGVVKGGTKVKNIRIVGGDHDIDCKIDGIGAMALKSEFVKKA, encoded by the coding sequence ATGAGCCAACTCCCCAACTGCCCTCAGTGCCAAGGCGAATTCACCTACGAAGACGGACCTCTGCTAGTCTGCCCAACCTGCGGTCACGAGTGGTCCGCCACCGATCAGGCAGCCGCCGCCGATGACGACGTTACCCGCGATGCCAACGGCAACGTCCTGGAAGATGGCGACACGGTCGTGGTCATCAAAGACCTGAAGTTCAAAGGAGGCGTCGTCAAAGGGGGGACCAAGGTGAAGAACATCCGCATCGTCGGCGGAGACCACGACATCGACTGCAAGATCGACGGCATCGGCGCGATGGCGCTGAAATCGGAATTCGTGAAGAAGGCGTAA
- a CDS encoding DUF4261 domain-containing protein has product MAKGIFTQGVCVLLDRPVSIAEVASALSDFEVLGIREESEEWAMGGASALVMFDEATGGTVTVDTVDHEWPDGMGDPQTEFMVFGAWSMGHFGPFAYPGGLDRAEQQSWAWRDAPEVVERHRGFVRLRTSYVIGKGEDAKCLPEEYDPIAELQFNNKLVQALLNLEGALCYYNPNGEVLLDQDSFRNSLNYGWANELLPLDIWSNVRLFNIDETWALMDTVGNWQLEVPDIEACFVVDDYEVNDVANFLRNASNYLVQSGAIINDGETMDGPGDIRWAAIQFENGICDPPRETLRFVPLDDHKVPKIVETSGRAEEDQDDDDEPELSGD; this is encoded by the coding sequence ATGGCCAAGGGAATCTTCACGCAAGGGGTTTGCGTACTGCTGGATCGCCCCGTTTCAATCGCCGAGGTGGCGTCGGCTTTAAGTGACTTTGAAGTGCTGGGGATACGTGAAGAAAGCGAAGAATGGGCGATGGGGGGCGCAAGTGCCCTGGTCATGTTCGACGAAGCCACCGGCGGAACGGTTACCGTCGACACGGTCGATCACGAGTGGCCCGATGGCATGGGGGATCCCCAGACAGAGTTCATGGTGTTCGGGGCCTGGTCGATGGGGCACTTCGGGCCTTTTGCCTACCCGGGCGGGCTCGATCGGGCGGAACAGCAGTCGTGGGCCTGGCGCGACGCCCCCGAGGTAGTCGAGCGTCACCGGGGATTCGTGCGACTGCGAACCAGTTACGTGATCGGCAAAGGGGAAGACGCCAAGTGCCTGCCGGAAGAATACGATCCGATCGCCGAACTGCAATTCAACAACAAGCTTGTCCAGGCCCTGCTTAACCTGGAAGGGGCTTTGTGCTATTACAACCCCAACGGTGAAGTGCTGCTCGATCAAGACAGCTTCCGCAACAGCTTGAATTATGGCTGGGCCAACGAACTTCTACCGCTGGATATCTGGTCGAATGTGCGACTGTTCAACATCGACGAGACTTGGGCACTGATGGATACGGTTGGCAACTGGCAGTTGGAAGTCCCCGATATCGAGGCCTGTTTCGTCGTCGACGATTACGAAGTGAACGACGTTGCCAACTTCCTCCGCAATGCGTCGAATTACCTGGTACAAAGCGGAGCGATCATCAACGATGGCGAAACGATGGATGGTCCCGGCGACATTCGTTGGGCGGCCATCCAATTCGAGAACGGGATCTGCGATCCCCCGCGCGAAACGCTGCGTTTCGTGCCGCTGGACGATCACAAGGTTCCCAAGATCGTGGAAACATCGGGTCGTGCCGAAGAGGATCAGGATGACGACGACGAGCCAGAGCTTTCCGGCGATTGA
- a CDS encoding MBL fold metallo-hydrolase yields MVNITEIAPDLFRLSVFAAELNMQFNHFLVRDDKPLLFHTGLKGMFPLLYEAVAKIIDPATLRYIAWSHFESDECGALNEWLKVAPHAEPVCTLIGKLVSVDDFSDRPAKGMTPSDVLETGKYRYRFYPSPHIPHGWDAGVLFEETTKTLFCSDLFHHFGDTAPLTSDSLIEPTQHGMQLLQQGPLAGYMPYTSQTEGVLRQLANLKPETLAVMHGSSYQGAGDQLLLDLAGVIQQTFDQRAG; encoded by the coding sequence ATGGTAAATATCACGGAAATCGCCCCCGATCTGTTCCGCCTTTCGGTGTTCGCTGCTGAGTTGAACATGCAGTTCAACCACTTTCTCGTGCGGGACGATAAGCCGCTGCTGTTTCATACGGGACTCAAGGGGATGTTTCCGCTGCTTTATGAAGCCGTGGCCAAGATCATCGATCCGGCGACGCTGCGGTATATTGCCTGGAGCCACTTTGAATCGGACGAATGCGGAGCACTCAACGAATGGTTGAAGGTTGCCCCCCACGCCGAGCCGGTCTGCACGCTGATTGGCAAGCTGGTCAGCGTCGACGACTTCTCTGATCGCCCCGCCAAAGGGATGACACCCAGCGATGTGCTGGAAACGGGCAAGTATCGCTACCGGTTCTATCCATCGCCCCACATTCCGCACGGTTGGGATGCGGGCGTGCTGTTTGAAGAGACCACGAAGACGCTCTTCTGCTCGGACCTGTTTCATCACTTTGGCGACACGGCACCGCTGACCAGCGATTCGCTGATCGAACCCACCCAGCACGGCATGCAGCTGCTGCAGCAAGGTCCGTTGGCCGGGTACATGCCGTACACCTCGCAAACCGAAGGAGTGCTACGGCAATTGGCCAATTTGAAACCAGAAACTCTGGCCGTCATGCATGGCTCTTCCTACCAAGGGGCAGGGGACCAGCTACTGTTGGACCTGGCCGGCGTTATCCAGCAGACGTTCGATCAGAGGGCCGGATAA
- a CDS encoding DUF4375 domain-containing protein — protein sequence MQEEDFDILWANLVERSYKPGSAALSECEWNFYAVNLLRGSVPRSGFIGYFENFTGQEILDAHAGLKALGLDSVLALLEKAEAVVLGGKPILPSASPLEIIPSSLTEEEYEQAIDRMDEALGPVSEAFYAQEESIWNALCQYADENNLKPRS from the coding sequence ATGCAAGAAGAAGACTTCGACATCCTGTGGGCAAATCTGGTCGAGCGATCGTACAAGCCAGGCTCCGCTGCGTTGTCGGAATGCGAGTGGAACTTTTACGCAGTGAATTTGTTGCGAGGCTCGGTCCCGAGAAGCGGTTTCATCGGCTATTTCGAGAACTTTACGGGCCAGGAAATTCTCGACGCCCATGCCGGCCTCAAAGCACTTGGACTCGACTCGGTTCTCGCCCTGCTGGAGAAAGCCGAAGCGGTGGTTCTGGGCGGCAAGCCGATCTTGCCGAGTGCGTCCCCCTTGGAGATCATCCCCAGTTCATTGACCGAAGAAGAGTACGAGCAGGCCATTGACCGAATGGATGAAGCGCTCGGCCCCGTCTCTGAGGCATTCTACGCCCAGGAGGAAAGCATCTGGAATGCACTGTGCCAGTATGCCGATGAGAACAACCTGAAGCCTAGAAGTTAG
- a CDS encoding DUF1559 domain-containing protein, with protein MRTYRGFTLVELLVVIAIIGVLIALLLPAVQQAREAARRMQCTNNLKQHGLGLHNFHDTYGRFPPGASNDRQPFGTGGTNNWGMSWLVYIMPQIELGNAYEAGNFGSGAGYNTTAITNAVGNGTGKTPIFDVYVCPSSALPDKTSLSAPYSMIPDYVGIAGAVNGFGGISGATEYTNTAYGTAATNGILYYNSQSKFGSITDGSSNTLMVSEVGDYVYNDATTRIDYRPGRQHGFAMGCKGSNNNTTVLPTSADGRVFNTVTVRYKVNPGKNQFFTTACDDGVCQNMGVNSPLRSPHAGGVLGLLGDGSVRFIAETINNTTLGNLAVRNDGNVLDPF; from the coding sequence ATGCGAACTTATCGAGGTTTTACATTAGTTGAGTTGCTGGTGGTCATTGCGATCATCGGCGTGCTGATTGCATTGTTGTTGCCGGCTGTGCAGCAAGCCCGCGAGGCCGCTCGGCGGATGCAGTGCACAAACAATCTGAAGCAGCATGGCTTGGGGCTGCACAATTTCCACGACACTTATGGCCGCTTCCCCCCCGGGGCATCGAACGATCGGCAGCCATTTGGTACCGGTGGGACAAACAACTGGGGCATGTCGTGGCTGGTCTATATCATGCCGCAGATCGAACTTGGTAACGCTTACGAGGCCGGGAACTTCGGCTCCGGAGCCGGCTACAACACCACCGCAATCACCAACGCCGTAGGTAACGGAACCGGTAAAACGCCGATTTTCGACGTCTACGTCTGTCCGTCGAGTGCCCTGCCTGACAAGACGTCGCTGAGTGCTCCGTATTCGATGATTCCTGACTACGTAGGCATTGCCGGCGCGGTCAATGGCTTTGGTGGCATATCGGGGGCGACCGAGTATACAAACACCGCATACGGCACCGCTGCCACCAACGGAATTTTGTATTACAACTCGCAAAGCAAGTTCGGTTCGATCACTGACGGAAGTAGCAATACGCTGATGGTGAGCGAAGTGGGGGACTACGTCTACAACGATGCCACAACGCGTATCGATTATCGCCCAGGCCGTCAGCATGGCTTTGCGATGGGTTGCAAAGGTAGCAACAACAACACGACCGTACTGCCGACCTCCGCGGATGGGCGTGTATTTAATACGGTTACGGTGCGTTACAAGGTCAACCCAGGCAAGAATCAGTTCTTCACCACAGCCTGCGATGATGGCGTTTGCCAAAACATGGGCGTGAACAGCCCGCTCCGTTCGCCACACGCTGGTGGCGTGCTCGGTTTGCTGGGGGATGGATCGGTGCGGTTTATCGCCGAAACGATCAATAACACGACCCTTGGCAATCTTGCCGTGCGTAACGATGGCAATGTGCTCGACCCATTCTAA
- the typA gene encoding translational GTPase TypA yields MRRDDLRNIVIIAHVDHGKTTLVDCLLHQSGQFRASQLSSERILDSNDLEKERGITILAKNIALPYEGVKINIVDTPGHADFGGEVERVLSMADGAVVLVDAAEGPMPQTRFVLSKALECGLKPIVLINKIDKPDARPHEVVDEVLDLFLSLGATDDIAEFPYLFASAKAGFASPDPDVREGDMRPLLDLVLKHIPGPDVNPDGPLQMRVTTLDWSEYTGRIAIGRIKSGKIKKGQSVMISKADDTFERGRIVALHAFENLGRIEVDEAGAGDIIAVTGLEDIDIGDTICAIENPTPLPRVAVDAPTLEMMFTINTSPLLGKDGKYVTSRNLRDRLEKELERNVALRVRPGESGDSFLVSGRGVLHLAVLIETMRREGYELAVGKPQVIMRDNNGVKEEPYEQLVIEVPSEKMGPVMELVGERRGELVEMQPRGDYSQVIFTIPSRGLIGLRTKLLNATQGEAIVNHRFESYQPVSGEVPRRANGAMISMVSGKAVGFALFALQERSDMFVRHGDEVYEGMIVGENSRSDDLTVNPTKEKKLTNMRASGSDENIVLRPPRDMSLEVALEYIEDDELVEVTPNHIRLRKILLKETDRRRQSRK; encoded by the coding sequence ATGCGACGCGACGACCTACGAAATATTGTCATTATTGCCCACGTTGACCATGGTAAAACGACCCTGGTGGACTGCCTGCTGCACCAAAGCGGTCAGTTCCGGGCAAGCCAGCTTTCGAGCGAGCGAATTCTCGACTCGAACGACCTGGAAAAGGAACGTGGTATCACGATCTTGGCAAAGAACATTGCCCTGCCCTACGAAGGGGTGAAGATCAATATCGTCGATACGCCTGGGCACGCCGACTTCGGTGGTGAAGTCGAACGCGTGCTGAGCATGGCCGACGGTGCGGTGGTTCTGGTCGATGCCGCCGAAGGTCCCATGCCGCAAACGCGGTTCGTGCTTTCCAAAGCGCTGGAATGCGGCCTGAAGCCGATCGTGCTGATCAACAAGATCGACAAGCCCGATGCCCGTCCGCACGAAGTGGTCGATGAAGTGTTGGACCTGTTCCTCTCGCTGGGTGCCACCGACGACATCGCCGAGTTCCCGTACTTGTTCGCCAGTGCCAAGGCTGGCTTCGCTTCGCCAGACCCTGACGTCCGCGAAGGGGACATGCGTCCGCTGTTGGACCTGGTGCTGAAGCACATTCCCGGTCCCGACGTCAACCCGGACGGTCCGCTACAGATGCGCGTCACGACGCTCGACTGGTCGGAGTATACCGGCCGTATCGCGATCGGCCGCATCAAGTCGGGCAAGATCAAGAAGGGGCAGTCGGTGATGATCTCGAAGGCCGACGACACCTTCGAACGCGGACGCATCGTCGCCTTGCATGCGTTTGAAAACCTCGGACGTATCGAAGTCGACGAAGCAGGTGCCGGTGATATTATCGCCGTGACCGGTCTGGAAGACATCGATATCGGCGACACGATCTGTGCCATCGAAAACCCCACGCCGCTGCCGCGCGTGGCGGTCGATGCCCCGACGCTCGAGATGATGTTCACCATCAACACCTCGCCGCTGCTGGGCAAAGACGGCAAGTACGTCACCTCGCGTAACCTGCGAGATCGTCTGGAAAAAGAACTCGAACGCAACGTCGCTTTGCGTGTTCGTCCAGGCGAATCTGGCGATAGCTTTCTGGTCAGCGGTCGTGGTGTGTTGCACCTGGCCGTGCTGATCGAAACGATGCGCCGCGAAGGGTACGAACTGGCGGTCGGCAAGCCGCAGGTGATCATGCGTGATAACAACGGCGTGAAGGAAGAGCCCTACGAACAACTGGTGATCGAAGTGCCATCGGAAAAGATGGGCCCGGTCATGGAACTGGTTGGCGAACGTCGCGGCGAACTGGTCGAAATGCAGCCCCGCGGTGACTACAGCCAGGTGATCTTCACGATTCCGTCGCGTGGTTTGATCGGTCTGCGTACTAAGTTGCTCAATGCCACGCAAGGCGAAGCGATTGTCAATCACCGCTTCGAATCGTACCAGCCGGTGTCAGGCGAAGTGCCTCGCCGAGCCAACGGCGCGATGATCAGCATGGTTTCCGGCAAGGCTGTCGGTTTCGCCTTGTTCGCGCTGCAGGAACGCTCGGACATGTTCGTGCGTCACGGCGACGAAGTGTACGAAGGGATGATCGTCGGCGAGAACTCGCGCAGCGACGACCTGACCGTGAACCCCACCAAGGAAAAGAAGCTGACCAACATGCGGGCCTCTGGCTCGGACGAAAACATCGTACTTCGTCCACCGAGAGACATGAGCCTGGAAGTCGCCCTGGAATACATCGAGGACGACGAACTGGTCGAAGTCACACCAAACCACATCCGTCTGCGTAAGATCCTGCTGAAAGAAACAGATCGCCGCCGACAGAGCCGCAAGTAA
- a CDS encoding sulfatase yields the protein MALASFATLASSSDAADKLPNIVVIFIDDMGYADIGPFGAEAYKTPNLDQMAAEGRTFTDFYVTQAVCSASRAGLMTGCYNVRVGIQGALGPNSKIGINPEEMTMAELCKQKGYATACFGKWHLGDKEPFLPLQNGFDEYFGLPYSNDMWPYHPGVRHLSEEERLKRWPHLPLFEGNEVVNPKVDGTAQEQLTTQYTEHAVAFIDKNKDKPFFLYLPHSMVHVPLYVSDKFKGKSGAGLFGDVVMEVDWSVGQVLDALKRNKIDDNTLVIFTSDNGPWLSYGDHAGSAGPLREGKGTMWEGGCREPTIMRWPGKIPAGTVCDTPAMTIDIFPTVAKLIGADLPEKPIDGKNIWPLIAGEEGAQSPHDAYYFYYGSGLKAVRSGKWKLVFPHEYRTMAGKPGGTGGIPANYSNATTPLALFDLQADVGEQHNVLDQHPDVVKQLEKLADGIREKLGDSHQKIKGTENRPPGRI from the coding sequence ATGGCCCTTGCCAGCTTCGCTACGTTGGCGTCTTCGAGCGATGCAGCGGATAAGCTTCCCAACATTGTTGTGATCTTCATCGACGATATGGGGTATGCCGATATCGGGCCGTTTGGGGCCGAGGCTTACAAGACGCCGAATCTCGACCAGATGGCGGCCGAGGGGCGGACGTTTACCGACTTCTATGTCACCCAGGCCGTGTGTTCCGCTTCGCGGGCTGGGCTGATGACGGGTTGCTACAACGTGCGAGTTGGCATTCAAGGAGCGCTCGGGCCGAACTCGAAGATTGGGATCAACCCCGAAGAGATGACCATGGCCGAACTATGCAAGCAGAAGGGCTATGCGACGGCTTGCTTCGGTAAGTGGCACCTGGGGGATAAAGAGCCGTTCCTGCCGCTGCAGAATGGGTTCGACGAATACTTCGGGCTGCCGTACTCGAACGATATGTGGCCTTACCATCCTGGCGTGCGGCATCTTTCCGAAGAGGAACGCCTGAAGCGTTGGCCGCATCTGCCGCTGTTTGAGGGCAACGAGGTCGTTAATCCGAAGGTCGACGGCACCGCCCAGGAACAACTCACCACGCAGTACACCGAGCACGCCGTCGCGTTCATCGATAAGAACAAGGACAAGCCGTTCTTTTTGTACCTGCCGCATAGCATGGTGCACGTGCCGTTGTATGTTTCCGACAAGTTCAAAGGCAAGTCGGGGGCAGGGCTGTTTGGAGACGTGGTGATGGAAGTCGACTGGTCGGTGGGTCAGGTGCTGGATGCGTTGAAGCGAAACAAGATCGACGACAACACGCTGGTGATCTTCACCTCGGACAATGGCCCGTGGCTTTCGTACGGCGACCATGCTGGCAGCGCGGGGCCGCTGCGTGAAGGGAAGGGGACCATGTGGGAAGGGGGCTGCCGCGAGCCCACCATCATGCGTTGGCCAGGCAAAATTCCGGCCGGCACCGTTTGCGATACGCCAGCGATGACGATCGATATCTTCCCGACGGTGGCCAAGCTGATTGGGGCCGACCTGCCGGAGAAGCCGATCGACGGCAAGAACATCTGGCCCCTGATCGCCGGCGAAGAAGGTGCCCAATCGCCGCACGATGCGTACTACTTCTACTATGGCAGCGGCCTGAAAGCCGTTCGTAGCGGCAAGTGGAAGCTGGTCTTCCCGCACGAATACCGCACCATGGCCGGCAAGCCAGGTGGGACCGGCGGCATCCCGGCCAATTACTCGAATGCCACCACGCCGCTGGCCCTGTTCGATCTGCAAGCGGACGTCGGCGAGCAGCACAACGTCCTCGATCAACATCCCGATGTCGTCAAACAGCTAGAGAAGCTGGCCGACGGCATTCGCGAAAAGCTGGGGGACTCGCACCAAAAAATAAAGGGGACGGAAAACCGTCCCCCAGGTCGCATTTAA
- a CDS encoding SMI1/KNR4 family protein codes for MKTTKALAPPSAPRISKLQDHFEIEFPDDYLTFLKENNGGVPDLNVFSMRGYDFVVERFLPILDDPRQDNEHGWYDISVVTSQLDCRLIDDEDSTGMNVLPIAALFGGDFVCLDYRESASPCVSVWKHETSDEFSPDLITVANSFTSFLSMFVKAALE; via the coding sequence ATGAAGACAACTAAGGCTCTGGCCCCACCAAGTGCTCCTCGCATCAGTAAACTGCAAGATCATTTCGAGATCGAGTTTCCTGACGACTATTTGACATTCTTAAAGGAAAACAATGGTGGGGTTCCAGATTTGAACGTGTTTTCCATGAGAGGGTATGACTTTGTCGTGGAACGATTTCTACCAATCCTAGACGACCCGAGACAAGACAATGAGCATGGTTGGTATGATATTTCTGTTGTAACATCGCAGCTAGATTGTCGCTTGATCGATGACGAAGATTCGACTGGGATGAATGTCTTGCCAATCGCGGCGCTATTTGGGGGCGATTTTGTTTGCCTAGACTATAGGGAATCGGCATCTCCCTGCGTTTCCGTATGGAAGCATGAGACCTCAGATGAGTTTTCACCTGACCTAATCACGGTTGCCAACTCATTTACAAGTTTCTTGTCGATGTTCGTCAAAGCCGCCTTGGAGTAA